From a single Nematostella vectensis chromosome 3, jaNemVect1.1, whole genome shotgun sequence genomic region:
- the LOC5512723 gene encoding tRNA (guanine-N(7)-)-methyltransferase non-catalytic subunit wdr4 isoform X1: MAVFIFSKKQSFLGILCCSRFRILDYNSGDCKLFCDLSELESLVKEEQVEKKTTDPKQELSVALGHGVVGAFSPSGNLFAICTNRKTLVVWNTSSWEYVSKRKLTKRATAISFTQKEDTVIIADKAGDVYQYSAKDSVAKPSLLLGHLSMIMDMVVTDDNKFIVTADRDEKIRVSHYPNSYNIEAFCLQHQDFVSKICLLSKSGVLASGGGDGSIHFWDFRIGRLLHTEQMEEEKGQQITEDGNKEKQKVSEVVACMACCQKNHVVCVVGEGSCEIQLFSVHQKSVTKLDTIVTSTPPWHVTFDPDGRLWCVQPNPKEPVLIFQAKCTGPDLKFSKLESPAKLPIYTSASDWQYLEECTSKEPHLSTLRKKEVDNMTEYLTRKEERIKQKKDKIAAMSSPAKKIKVT; encoded by the exons ATGGCGGTGTTTATATTCAGTAAAAAGCAATCTTTCCTTGGAATCCTGTGTTGCTCCCGATTCAGAATTTTAGATTACAA CAGTGGAGACTGCAAGTTGTTCTGTGACTTGTCAGAGCTAGAATCTCTAGTGAAAGAAGAGCAAgtagaaaaaaagacaacagaCCCAAAACAAGAGCTCAGCGTTGCACTTGGTCATGGTGTAGTCGGAGCTTTCTCACCCTCAGGGAATCTATTTGCTATTTGCACAAACCGAAAGACTTTAGTGGTCTGGAATACATCCTCCTGGGAGTATGTCAGTAAAAG AAAACTTACCAAGCGTGCCACGGCCATctcttttactcaaaaagaGGACACCGTCATTATTGCTGACAAGGCAGGAGATGTTTATCA ATATTCAGCTAAAGATTCAGTGGCAAAGCCATCACTTCTTCTAGGTCACCTTTCCATGATAATGGATATG GTGGTAACAGATGACAATAAGTTTATTGTCACTGCAGACAGAGATGAGAAAATTCGAGTCAGTCATTATCCCAACTCGTACAACATAGAGGCATTCTGTCTTCAACACCAAGA TTTTGTTAGTAAAATTTGTCTTCTCAGCAAGTCTGGAGTCCTAGCTTCTGGTGGAGGG GATGGATCAATCCATTTTTGGGACTTTAGGATCGGTAGACTATTACACACTGAACAAatggaagaagaaaaaggtcaACAAATCACTGAG GATGGAAATAAGGAGAAGCAGAAAGTCTCTGAGGTGGTTGCTTGTATGGCATGCTGCCAAAAGAACCATGTAGTCTGTGTAGTTGGGGAAGG TTCCTGTGAGATACAGCTCTTCAGCGTTCACCAAAAATCTGTTACAAAGCTAGATACCATAGTCACCAGCACACCTCCCTGGCATGTGACTTTTGACCCAGATGGCAGATTGTGGTGTGTCCAACCCAATCCTAAAGAGCCAGTTCTCATATTCCAGGCAAAGTGTACTGGACCTGATTTAAAG TTCTCCAAATTAGAATCGCCAGCGAAGCTTCCCATATATACATCTGCAAGTGACTGGCAGTACCTAGAAG AATGTACATCGAAAGAACCACATCTGTCAACGCTACGTAAGAAAGAAGTTGACAATATGACCGAATATTTGACGAGAAAGGAGGAGAGAATTAAACAGAAGAAAGACAAAATAGCTGCTATGAGCTCCCCAGCTAAGAAAATCAAGGTTACATAA
- the LOC5512723 gene encoding tRNA (guanine-N(7)-)-methyltransferase non-catalytic subunit wdr4 isoform X4 — protein MSVKENLPSVPRPSLLLKKRTPSLLLTRQEMFISKLGIKNHLNLFIYSAKDSVAKPSLLLGHLSMIMDMVVTDDNKFIVTADRDEKIRVSHYPNSYNIEAFCLQHQDFVSKICLLSKSGVLASGGGDGSIHFWDFRIGRLLHTEQMEEEKGQQITEDGNKEKQKVSEVVACMACCQKNHVVCVVGEGSCEIQLFSVHQKSVTKLDTIVTSTPPWHVTFDPDGRLWCVQPNPKEPVLIFQAKCTGPDLKFSKLESPAKLPIYTSASDWQYLEECTSKEPHLSTLRKKEVDNMTEYLTRKEERIKQKKDKIAAMSSPAKKIKVT, from the exons ATGTCAGTAAAAG AAAACTTACCAAGCGTGCCACGGCCATctcttttactcaaaaagaGGACACCGTCATTATTGCTGACAAGGCAGGAGATGTTTATCAGTAAGTTGGGGATCAAAAATCACTTAAATTTATTTAT ATATTCAGCTAAAGATTCAGTGGCAAAGCCATCACTTCTTCTAGGTCACCTTTCCATGATAATGGATATG GTGGTAACAGATGACAATAAGTTTATTGTCACTGCAGACAGAGATGAGAAAATTCGAGTCAGTCATTATCCCAACTCGTACAACATAGAGGCATTCTGTCTTCAACACCAAGA TTTTGTTAGTAAAATTTGTCTTCTCAGCAAGTCTGGAGTCCTAGCTTCTGGTGGAGGG GATGGATCAATCCATTTTTGGGACTTTAGGATCGGTAGACTATTACACACTGAACAAatggaagaagaaaaaggtcaACAAATCACTGAG GATGGAAATAAGGAGAAGCAGAAAGTCTCTGAGGTGGTTGCTTGTATGGCATGCTGCCAAAAGAACCATGTAGTCTGTGTAGTTGGGGAAGG TTCCTGTGAGATACAGCTCTTCAGCGTTCACCAAAAATCTGTTACAAAGCTAGATACCATAGTCACCAGCACACCTCCCTGGCATGTGACTTTTGACCCAGATGGCAGATTGTGGTGTGTCCAACCCAATCCTAAAGAGCCAGTTCTCATATTCCAGGCAAAGTGTACTGGACCTGATTTAAAG TTCTCCAAATTAGAATCGCCAGCGAAGCTTCCCATATATACATCTGCAAGTGACTGGCAGTACCTAGAAG AATGTACATCGAAAGAACCACATCTGTCAACGCTACGTAAGAAAGAAGTTGACAATATGACCGAATATTTGACGAGAAAGGAGGAGAGAATTAAACAGAAGAAAGACAAAATAGCTGCTATGAGCTCCCCAGCTAAGAAAATCAAGGTTACATAA
- the LOC5512728 gene encoding ras-related protein Rab-8A has translation MAKTYDFLFKLLLIGDSGVGKTCVLFRFSEDAFNSTFISTIGIDFKIRTIELDGKKIKLQIWDTAGQERFRTITTAYYRGAMGIMLVYDITNDKSFENIKNWIRNIEEHASQDVEKMVLGNKCDMEDRRQVSKERGEQLAVEYGIKFMETSAKASINVEEAFFTLARDIKLKMDKKLENSNPASTGAVKITHEKETKRSIFRCSTL, from the exons ATGGCGAAAACCTACGATTTCCTCTTCAAGTTGCTATTAATCGGTGACTCAGGAGTAGGCAAGACATGCGTCCTTTTTAGGTTTTCCGAAGATGCGTTTAACTCAACATTTATCTCTACAATTG GTATTGACTTTAAAATACGAACAATTGAATTAGAtggcaagaaaatcaagctgCAAATTTG GGATACTGCTGGCCAAGAGCGATTCCGCACCATCACCACTGCCTACTACAGAGGAGCTATG ggaATCATGCTTGTATATGACATCACTAACGACAAATCTTTTGAGAACATCAAGAACTGGATAAGAAATATTGAGGAG CATGCATCACAAGATGTTGAGAAAATGGTGTTGGGAAACAAATGTGACATGGAGGACAGACGTCAGGTATCCAAAGAAAGGGGAGAGCAG TTGGCAGTTGAGTATGGAATTAAGTTCATGGAGACCAGTGCAAAAGCAAGCATAAATGTAGAAGAG GCATTTTTTACCCTTGCAAGGGATATCAAGCtcaaaatggacaaaaaattg GAGAATTCCAATCCTGCATCCACTGGAGCAGTCAAAATCACACATGAAAAAGAGACAAAGCGAAGCATATTTAGATGTTCGACACTTTAG
- the LOC5512723 gene encoding tRNA (guanine-N(7)-)-methyltransferase non-catalytic subunit wdr4 isoform X3 has protein sequence MAVFIFSKKQSFLGILCCSRFRILDYKKLTKRATAISFTQKEDTVIIADKAGDVYQYSAKDSVAKPSLLLGHLSMIMDMVVTDDNKFIVTADRDEKIRVSHYPNSYNIEAFCLQHQDFVSKICLLSKSGVLASGGGDGSIHFWDFRIGRLLHTEQMEEEKGQQITEDGNKEKQKVSEVVACMACCQKNHVVCVVGEGSCEIQLFSVHQKSVTKLDTIVTSTPPWHVTFDPDGRLWCVQPNPKEPVLIFQAKCTGPDLKFSKLESPAKLPIYTSASDWQYLEECTSKEPHLSTLRKKEVDNMTEYLTRKEERIKQKKDKIAAMSSPAKKIKVT, from the exons ATGGCGGTGTTTATATTCAGTAAAAAGCAATCTTTCCTTGGAATCCTGTGTTGCTCCCGATTCAGAATTTTAGATTACAA AAAACTTACCAAGCGTGCCACGGCCATctcttttactcaaaaagaGGACACCGTCATTATTGCTGACAAGGCAGGAGATGTTTATCA ATATTCAGCTAAAGATTCAGTGGCAAAGCCATCACTTCTTCTAGGTCACCTTTCCATGATAATGGATATG GTGGTAACAGATGACAATAAGTTTATTGTCACTGCAGACAGAGATGAGAAAATTCGAGTCAGTCATTATCCCAACTCGTACAACATAGAGGCATTCTGTCTTCAACACCAAGA TTTTGTTAGTAAAATTTGTCTTCTCAGCAAGTCTGGAGTCCTAGCTTCTGGTGGAGGG GATGGATCAATCCATTTTTGGGACTTTAGGATCGGTAGACTATTACACACTGAACAAatggaagaagaaaaaggtcaACAAATCACTGAG GATGGAAATAAGGAGAAGCAGAAAGTCTCTGAGGTGGTTGCTTGTATGGCATGCTGCCAAAAGAACCATGTAGTCTGTGTAGTTGGGGAAGG TTCCTGTGAGATACAGCTCTTCAGCGTTCACCAAAAATCTGTTACAAAGCTAGATACCATAGTCACCAGCACACCTCCCTGGCATGTGACTTTTGACCCAGATGGCAGATTGTGGTGTGTCCAACCCAATCCTAAAGAGCCAGTTCTCATATTCCAGGCAAAGTGTACTGGACCTGATTTAAAG TTCTCCAAATTAGAATCGCCAGCGAAGCTTCCCATATATACATCTGCAAGTGACTGGCAGTACCTAGAAG AATGTACATCGAAAGAACCACATCTGTCAACGCTACGTAAGAAAGAAGTTGACAATATGACCGAATATTTGACGAGAAAGGAGGAGAGAATTAAACAGAAGAAAGACAAAATAGCTGCTATGAGCTCCCCAGCTAAGAAAATCAAGGTTACATAA
- the LOC5512723 gene encoding tRNA (guanine-N(7)-)-methyltransferase non-catalytic subunit wdr4 isoform X2 — translation MAVFIFSKKQSFLGILCCSRFRILDYNGDCKLFCDLSELESLVKEEQVEKKTTDPKQELSVALGHGVVGAFSPSGNLFAICTNRKTLVVWNTSSWEYVSKRKLTKRATAISFTQKEDTVIIADKAGDVYQYSAKDSVAKPSLLLGHLSMIMDMVVTDDNKFIVTADRDEKIRVSHYPNSYNIEAFCLQHQDFVSKICLLSKSGVLASGGGDGSIHFWDFRIGRLLHTEQMEEEKGQQITEDGNKEKQKVSEVVACMACCQKNHVVCVVGEGSCEIQLFSVHQKSVTKLDTIVTSTPPWHVTFDPDGRLWCVQPNPKEPVLIFQAKCTGPDLKFSKLESPAKLPIYTSASDWQYLEECTSKEPHLSTLRKKEVDNMTEYLTRKEERIKQKKDKIAAMSSPAKKIKVT, via the exons ATGGCGGTGTTTATATTCAGTAAAAAGCAATCTTTCCTTGGAATCCTGTGTTGCTCCCGATTCAGAATTTTAGATTACAA TGGAGACTGCAAGTTGTTCTGTGACTTGTCAGAGCTAGAATCTCTAGTGAAAGAAGAGCAAgtagaaaaaaagacaacagaCCCAAAACAAGAGCTCAGCGTTGCACTTGGTCATGGTGTAGTCGGAGCTTTCTCACCCTCAGGGAATCTATTTGCTATTTGCACAAACCGAAAGACTTTAGTGGTCTGGAATACATCCTCCTGGGAGTATGTCAGTAAAAG AAAACTTACCAAGCGTGCCACGGCCATctcttttactcaaaaagaGGACACCGTCATTATTGCTGACAAGGCAGGAGATGTTTATCA ATATTCAGCTAAAGATTCAGTGGCAAAGCCATCACTTCTTCTAGGTCACCTTTCCATGATAATGGATATG GTGGTAACAGATGACAATAAGTTTATTGTCACTGCAGACAGAGATGAGAAAATTCGAGTCAGTCATTATCCCAACTCGTACAACATAGAGGCATTCTGTCTTCAACACCAAGA TTTTGTTAGTAAAATTTGTCTTCTCAGCAAGTCTGGAGTCCTAGCTTCTGGTGGAGGG GATGGATCAATCCATTTTTGGGACTTTAGGATCGGTAGACTATTACACACTGAACAAatggaagaagaaaaaggtcaACAAATCACTGAG GATGGAAATAAGGAGAAGCAGAAAGTCTCTGAGGTGGTTGCTTGTATGGCATGCTGCCAAAAGAACCATGTAGTCTGTGTAGTTGGGGAAGG TTCCTGTGAGATACAGCTCTTCAGCGTTCACCAAAAATCTGTTACAAAGCTAGATACCATAGTCACCAGCACACCTCCCTGGCATGTGACTTTTGACCCAGATGGCAGATTGTGGTGTGTCCAACCCAATCCTAAAGAGCCAGTTCTCATATTCCAGGCAAAGTGTACTGGACCTGATTTAAAG TTCTCCAAATTAGAATCGCCAGCGAAGCTTCCCATATATACATCTGCAAGTGACTGGCAGTACCTAGAAG AATGTACATCGAAAGAACCACATCTGTCAACGCTACGTAAGAAAGAAGTTGACAATATGACCGAATATTTGACGAGAAAGGAGGAGAGAATTAAACAGAAGAAAGACAAAATAGCTGCTATGAGCTCCCCAGCTAAGAAAATCAAGGTTACATAA